The sequence CGAGACGACGTCGGTAGCCGCCGCGCGCGAGGTGCAGAAGGCTCCGGAGTACGTCCTGCTGCTGGAAGCCATGCGGAAGCAGACCAGAGCCATGCACGTTATGGCGACCCGCAATGTCAGACGGATCGGCGGTGTCGACACGACGCGGCAAGGCTTGTTCCTGTTCAACCATTTCGCGGCGGATGACCCGGCCGTGATGCTCGACCTGTGGGAATACCTCGCCGACTGGTACGCCAAGGAGACAGGCCTCAGCAACTCCGTCGTGTTGGCGCCGCTGGAGGGAGAGTCCTCGGATTATGCGATCGTCAACTGGGCGAGGTGGGACGAGAGCCCACCGGCACACTTCTGGCACCAACTGTCCAAGAAGACCTTCTGGAATTACGTGACGCCCAATCTGGATGCCAATCACGCTGCATCAATGCCGATCTACTGCCGGCTGGTCGGCCCTGGGCTGTTCCTCGTGCGCGTGCCTGGGCCCGAGCAGGTCCGAGCGGGAGCAAGCCCATGAAATTCCTATGCCTGGCCTACGGTTCGGAGGAGGATTGGAAAGCGCTGTCCCGGGAAGAGCGGGAAGCGCTTCTGGCCCAGGATGAGTTCCTGCGGCAGCGCGGCGCGCTGATGGCCGCGGTCGAGTGCGAGATCGCTACGGTGCGCGCCTGGGACGGCCGCCCCGACATCGCAAAGGGGGCCTACGCCCTATCGGGGGTTCCGCTGGCAGGCTTCTCCATTACTGCCCTCGCTCTTCTTGGGATGTTGCCTTGAAGAAACCGGTGGTCGTCGCGAGTATTCTTCTGGGCGTGGTGTCCCTGGCACATCTGTTGCGGGTCGTATTCCAAGTCCAGGTAACGGTGGCGGACCGCGTGATTCCCATGTGGGTGAGCTGGGTGGCCTTCCTGGTCTCGGGCGGGATGGCAGTCGTGCTCTGGCGCGAGGCGCACAATCATCGGTGAAGGTTCGTCCTAGAGCCGTGTCATGGACATGCCGCCGCTTCGCCGCGAGGCTCCCAATCGCGATTCCAGAAAATCCCGTCTCGCAGGTATAGTAGGTGTGATGCGCAGGCACCTGCTGTTCACCCTGGTTGCTGGAGCACTCCTGGTTTCCGGCCTTGCCAGTACCCTGGCGGCGCCGGATGAGAATGTCCTCACCACGCAGGAGGAAGCCAACCCGAACGGGGGTCGTAGAATCCGGGTCTCGACCCCGACCGTCCGCATCAGCGATTTTGAAGGCTCCTTCACTTTGCGCCTGGATTGCATGCATCCGGTCAACGCCCGGCAGGCACCGGACCAGTGCGTGATCAACATCGTCCACCGGGACATCGAAGCGAAGTACTCGCTCCAGCGCAACGTGCGCTTCCGGGTCAGCTTGGACGACAAGCTGGCCTTCGACGGGAAGCTGTCGAACCTCGGGACGCACAAGGAAGGACCGGAAGTCGTCGAGCCGCTGATCGGCGTATGGGATTACAGCCTGGTCAAGAACCTCGCCGCCTCGCAGAAAGCAGCATTCCTCCTTGAAGTCGTGCCACCCAGCCCCGGCTCCGTGCCGCCCCGTCCCGATAAGGTCTCGGTCGACGAAAGCTGTATCGGGGTGCTGAAGCAGATGGTCGATTACTTCAAGGAGGGACCGCCGCCCATGCCCATTCCGGTCCCGAAACACCCCTGAAGGCCCTCCGGACGACCCCGCTGGACCTGGCTTGGAATATCCTTATAATACGGGATACTACTGAGGCCTCACGGGGACAGCACCTGTTTCCCTCCTTGGTTAACTCATAGCGGTCGAAGGCCTTTCTCCCTGGAAACAACCATTCTCTGCCAGCTGCTGCGTGAAACTTGATCCGAATCCAACCTTCTACGACGCCGACAAGCGCCAAGCCCACCGAATGCCGGCGAACTGCAGGACAGGCGGCCAGGAGAGCCGATGATTGACCCCGTGGAAATCCCCAAAGCCCCGTTCTGGACCGTATCCCGCTTCTGTTCCGTGGTCATCGTGGCCGCCGAGTTCCGGCTGGCCTCCCTGCTCGTCGGAGCGGACCAGTTCGATCCGAAGATCGCCAGCTTCGTGCTGGCGCCTTCCCTCATCGGCATGCTGTGCATCTGGTTTCCGAAGGAGCTCAACCGGCTGAGGGAATATGTAGGTGGTGAGCAGGTCGTCGAAGGGCGATCCCAGCAGGAGCTGCTCTACTATGCGGGATGGATCGTCCTTTTCCTTCCCTTCCTCCTTTGGATGCTATTGAACCCGTCCGCGATCTAGCCTTCCGGGTTTATCGCAGCCCAGGTGCGCGCCGGCACGCCTTCAGCGGCAAGGAGAGGGCATTGCTCTATCACGTCAGCGAAGAATCCGGCATCCCCCGTTTCGAGCCGCGCTCCTCGACCTATGCCACCGAGCCGGTCGTGTGGGCGATCGAGGAGGCCCGCCTGTGCAATTACCTCCTGCCTCGCGACTGCCCGCGAGTGACCTTCTACGCCGGGCCCGACACGGATTCAGGTGACGTCCGGCGCTACCTGGGATCGAGCCGCGCCGTCGTCGCCATCGAGAGCGACTGGCTGGAGCGCGCAGCCTCGACCCGGCTCTACCGCTACCGGATGCCGCCGGAAACCTTCACCTGTCTGGATGAGTGCGCCGGCTATTTCGTGAGCCGGACGGCGATCGTCCCGGCGGGGGTCGTCGCAATCGACGGCGCCCTTCAGGAGCTGGGGAAGAGCGGGGCCGACCTGCGCATCCTTCCCAACCTCTGGGCGTTGCGCGACGCAGTCTTTTCCTCCACCCTGCGCTTTTCCTTCATTCGCATGCGCAACGCCTCGCCCCGGCCGGCTGCCTGACTTGTCCCTCCCGTCCCTGCGCCCCGATGCCGGCCCGTCCGCGGGCCGCGGCGGAGCGTTTCGCCGGATTCTTTGGCTGGCCCTCACCCTCGCGACGCTCTACGGTTGCGACGACAGGGAGCTGAGAGGCCGTGTCGAGGCCTCGTCGGACGGCGGGACCTACCTCGTGATCGAGGATGGCAACGGAGGAGCTTGCGGCCCCCTCCGCGTGGACGGGAAGCTCTGGCCGCATACCCTCTACGAGACCGGGGCCATCGCGCCGGGACGGCACGAAGTCGAATGCGGGACGCGCATCGCAATCGAGATCGAGAAAGGGACGACCTTCCACGTCGACTATTGGGGACCGTGACTCCGCAGACCCGCGTGTTGATTTCCATTTCCCGAACGCATATAGAATGACCTCGCTCATCCGAGATGAGTTGCGAAGCATCGTTCCCGGCCGCCGGCGCGGTGCGACCTCGACGAGCGAGTTTCGGCACGAATCGACCTGATCTGCTGATGAGCACTGGAGGAGGTGCGTGATGCGGAAACTGTTGTGTCTGGGGATGGTCGTGGCCTCGGTGGGGCTGTTGATGGCGCAAGCGGAGAATTTTCCCCCGGACCAGATCGCCCCAGGCCAGGAGGGAGCCACCTCCACCCACGTTGCCGTCGCTCCGACGGACATCAAGTGGGGGGAGGGGCCGCCGGTGTTCGAGAAAGGGATGTCGTTCGCCGTGGTGGCCGGAGATCCCGGCAAGCCGGGCCCGTTCGTGGTGCGCTTGAAAGTGCCCGCGGGCTACAAGATTGCGCCGCACTGGCATCCGACTGATGAGAATGTCACCGTCCTCGCGGGAACCTTCGCGATCGGGATGGGCGACAAGCTCGATCAGGCCGCGGCCAAGAAGCTTCCTCCGGGCGGCTTCGTGTTGCTGCCGGCCCAGATGCACCACTATGCCATTGCGATCAGCGAGGCGACCGTTCAGGTGCACGGCGTCGGGCCCTTCACGCTGACCTACGTGAACCCGGCCGACGATCCGGGCAACCGCACCCCCGCAAAATAGCCGGCGCCGACGACGCATGAAAAGCGGCACCGGGTGAGGCGGAGTAAGACATGCCGTTCACGCCGTTCCATTTCGGAGCCGGGCTGGGAGCGAAAGGCGCCGTCGCGCCGGTCTTCTCCTGGACGGCGTTCTGTGCGGCGCAAGTGGTGATCGATTGCGAGTCGCTCTACCACATCGTGCGCCATGACTACCCGGTGCATCGGTTCTTCCATTCCTTCGTGGGGACCGGCCTGGCGGGAATCGTCACCTCCGCCGGCATCTTCGTGGCCCTTTACCTCCTCGGCCGGACGGGCTCGCTGCTCGAGGACGAGCGTTGGCGGCGCGTCCCCGCGTTTCGCGGAGAAGTCGCGCCAATCGGGGTCTGGGCAGGCGGGATCCTCGGCGGGTTGTCCCACACGGTGCTGGACGGAATGATGCACCACGACGTGCGCCCCTTCATGCCCTGGTCCGACTGGAACCCGTTCCTGGGTGTCGTGAGCGTCGGTGCGCTGCACTGGCTGTGCGCCGCGGTCGCCGCTGGGGGGGCTTTGGGCCTGGCGTTCTGGATGCGCCCGAGCAGGATGGCCGCTTAGACCAGGACCTCCGCGCACCGGGACATCCGCCGAAAGGAATGGAATGGAACAGTTCGTGCCGCAGGTAACCCGGGAAGACATCGACCGGGTGCTGCGCCGCGACTTCGCCACGGAGCACCACGATGAGCTGCGCGCCTTGATAGAAGCCATCCAGGTGATCGAGAAGCATCGCGTGATCCTGGGCTGCATGAAGAATGCCGGCGGCGACGTCGACAAGCTGAAGCGCAACCTGGGTGAAGCCACCGGCTATTACCGGGAGATCCTGCTGGAGGCGGAGTATCCGAACTACGCGAAGAAGTGGTCCCGCTTCGACAAGCTGTCCGAAGCAGAGCGGCGCAAGATTGTCGAGAAGGACAAGAACCAGTATCTGGCCTGGCTGAACCGGTAGGCCCCCGGCAGCGTCACCCTTGAGCGGGAGGAGGCACTTTTCGGGTCGGAGCGATCCGACGGGAGAGAACATGAAGCGTCGTGTGGCCGTGCTGGCATGCCTCGTCGTCCTGTGCACCGTTCGCGCCCAGGCTGTCGACCAGGAGGCGCCCTGGTCCGCGATCGATGCCGCCCCCGAGATCCAGAAGCTGGAGCAGCTGCTGGCGCGTGCCATCGTCGACCGGGACGCGCAAGTCGTGCAGCGCATCGAGGCCAAGGGGTATGTGCACACCGACAGCGAGGGAAAAGTCAGCCACCGCGACGATTTCCTCAGTGCCTACCAGTCCGGTCCCAACCCGATTCGATCCTTGAAGTTCGACGACCTTCAGGTCGACGTCTATGGGGATGCGGCGGTGGTGCGCGGCAGGCTCACCATGGAGATGGCGGAGAAAGGCGCCGCCCCACGCGTGGGACGCTACACCCGGTTCTACGTTCGCTTTCCGGTCGGATGGCAGGCGGTCGCCGGACATTCGTCGCTTCTGAAATCCGATTAACGCCGGGAAGGAATCGAATCCAGGCGCGTCGATCTGCGCCGAGCATAAGCGTTTGCGCTGAACATCGCCCGCGTGGTGTGACGCTACAACCTGCCGGCGTTGAAGGTGTCGCAAGCGTCGACGGTTCCAGCGTCGATTCCCTGGCGGAACCAGCGCACCCGCTGCGCCGAGCTGCCGTGCGTGAATGATTCAGGAGTGACGTAGCCACGGCTCTGCCTCTGAAGCCGGTCGTCGCCGATGGCGCTGGCGGCTCCCAACCCCTCCTCGATGTCCCCCTGCTCGAGCAGATCGCGCGCCGCGGAGGCGTGATGGGCCCAGACGCCGGCCAGGCAGTCGGCCTGCAGCTCCAGCCGCACCGACAGCGCGCTCGCCTGCCGCTCGTCGGAGCGCTGCTGCGCCGCCTGCACCTTCTCGGAAATCCCCAGCAGGTTCTGTACGTGGTGGCCGATCTCGTGGGCGATGACGTAGGCCTGCGCGAAATCTCCGGGGGCCCCGAAGCGATCCTGCAGCTCCTGGTAGAAGGAGAGGTCGATGTAGACGCGCTCATCGGGCGGGCAGTAGAAAGGGCCGACGGCCGCCTCGGCGAAACCGCACGCCGAGTCGACCGCGCCGCTGAACAGCGTCAGCTTCGGCTCGCGGTATTCCCTTCCCATGTCGCGAAAGATCGCGTGCCAGGTGTCCTCGGTGTCGGCCAGGACGACCCCCACGAAGTGCCGCAGGTTCCCTTCCTCCGCCGACTCACGGTAGGGCGCGCCCGCCTGCTGCTCGTCCCCGCCCGGACCATTGGGAAGGCTTTGCTGCAGCTGCTCCGGATCGCCGCCCAGAAAGAGGTAGAGCAGAAGGACCACCAGGCCGCCGATGCCGCCGCCGATACCCAGCCGGCCGGCGGTCATGCCGCGCCGATCCTCGATGTTGCCGCTTTCCCGCCTGCCCATCCATCGCATGAATCGTCTCCGGCGCGCCGGGCCGGGGAAACCCGGCCCTATTGCTTCGGTTTGAGATCGTCGAGCGCATCCTTCGCGGCCTCGGCCGCCCGGTTCGCCGCGGTGCGCGTCGCGTCGGCAACTCCGGAAGCGACCCCCCTGGTCTTCTCCCAGGCCTCCTCCGCCAGATCGCCGGTCGCATCGGCTGCCCGGCCTGCCGCCGTGCGCGTGGCGTCGGCGACCTCGGAAGCAACGCCCCGCGTCTTCTCCCAGGCTTCCTCTGCCAGATCGCCCGTCGCGTCTGCCGCCTTGTGCGCGGCCGTCCGCGTGGCGTCGGCCACGTCGGAGGCGACATCCTTGGTCATCTCCCAGGCTTCTTCGGTCACGTCAGCCGCCTTCTTCACGGCATCGCCGGCCAGATCCACCGCTTCACCGGCCAGATCCTTCGTCCTCTCCCACAGGGTCTTCTCCTCGCTCATGACCGACCTCCTCCCCCTTCAGGGGGCGCCTGCATTGTTCGGTTTCAGAATCCTACTCCGCCCGGACGGAGAGGTAAATGAGGGTTTCAAGGTAAGGGAATCAGCCGCCGCGTCTCCTCCCGCACGGATCGAGCCGTGAAAACGAGGGAGGCCCGTCGGACTCGAAGGTCGAGACGCTGGCGGGATCAGCTTCCGGCGGGCTTCTCCTTGTGGCCACCGAAGCCGAAGCGCATGGCGGAGAGGAGCCGGTTGGCGAACTCCGCCTCGCCGCGCGAGCTGAAGCGCTCGTACAGGGCGGTGGTGAGAACGGGGGCCGGCACCGAAACATCGATGGCCGCGCGGATGGTCCAGCGCCCTTCTCCCGAATCGGAGACACGCCCGGCGAACCCCGACAGCTTCGGGTCCTCCAGCAGCGCGGCAGCCGTCAGGTCCAGCAGCCACGAGGCGACGACGCTGCCGCGCCGCCACAACTCCGCCACGTCGCGCACGTCGATCTCGTAGCGGAACTCCTCGGGATTGCGCAGCGGCGTGGTCTCGGCGTCCGACGCGCGCGCCGTGCTGCCGGCATTGGCGTGATGCAGGATGTTGAGCCCCTCGGCGTAGGCCTGCATGATGCCGTACTCGATGCCGTTGTGCACCATCTTGACGAAGTGTCCCGCGCCGTTGGGGCCGCAATGCAGGTAGCCCTGCTCGGCGGTGGTTGAAACCTTGTCGCGTCCGGGCAGGCGCTCCGCGGCCTCGCGTCCGGGCGCCAGCGCCGCGAAGATCGGATCGAGGCGCTTCACGATTTCCTTCTCACCGCCGATCATCAGGCAATAGCCGCGCTCCAGCCCCCAGACGCCGCCGCTGGTGCCGCAATCGACGTAGTGGATGCCCCGCGCCGACAGCTCGCGCGCCCGCCGCAGATCATCGACGTAATAGGAATTGCCGCCGTCGATGACCACGTCGTCCTTCGCCAATGCCGCGGAGAGCTCCGACAGCGCCGAGTCGACCGAGGCCGCCGGGATCATCAGCCAGGCGACGCGCGGCGGTTGGAGCTTGCGCACGAGGTCTCCAATCGAGGCGGCTGCCTCACAGCCGGTGTCCTTGCAAAACGCCTCCCTTGTCTTCGCCGAGGGGGCGTGGGCCACCACCTCGTGCCCGGCGCGCTCCAGCCGCCGCGCCATGTTTCCCCCCATCCGGCCCAGACCGATCATTCCCAGCTGCATCACCGGCTCCTTTCTGTTCCCCTGTCCCGCGAGCCTCTCATGATTCCTTTCCGCGCATCCCGCGGATGCGGCGGATCAGGGCGTCGGTCGACCCGTCGTGCGCCGGAGCCGGCTCCGCCGCGGACTGCAGCTCCGGCAGGATTCTCACGGCGAGCGATTTCCCCAGCTCCACGCCCCACTGATCGAAAGAGTTGATGTCCCAGATGACGCCTTGCACGAAGACGCTGTGCTCGTAGAGGGCCACCAGCTTGCCGAGCGCCGAGGGGGTCAGGCGCTCCAGGAGAAGCAGATTGGAGGGACGGTTCCCTTCGAAAGTGCGATGCGGCACCAGCACCTCCGGAGTCCCTTCGGCGCGCACCTCCTCCGCGGTCTTGCCGAAGGCCAGCGCCTCCCCCTGGGCCAGGACATTGGCCAATAGGATGTCATGGTGCGCGCCCAGCGGATTCAGGCTCTGGCCGAACGCGATGAAATCGCAAGGGACCAGCCGCGTCCCCTGGTGCAGCAGCTGGTAGAAGGAGTGCTGGCCGTTGGTCCCCGGCTCGCCCCAGACGATGGGGGAGGTGTCGCAGTCCACCGGCCCTCCCTCCCGCGTGACGCTCTTGCCGTTGCTCTCCATGGCCAGCTGCTGGAGGTAGGCCGGGAAGCGCTTCAGGTACTGGTCATAAGGAAGCACGGCGGTCGTGGCGGCGCCGAAGAAGTCGTTGTACCAGATCGACAGCAGCGCCATCAGGACGGGAAGGTTGCGCTCGAACGGGGCGGTGCGGAAGTGCTCGTCGATCTCGTGGAAGCCGGCGAGCATGGCGCGGAAATGCTCCTCGCCCACCGCCACCATCGTGGAGAGGCCGATGGCGGAATCCATCGAATAGCGGCCTCCCACCCAGTCCCAGAAGCCGAACATGTTCGCCTCGTCGATGCCGAAGCGCTTCACCTCCGCCGCGTTGGTCGACACCGCCACGAAATGCCGCGCCACCGCCGCCTCGTCGCCGCCCATCGCCGCCAGCAGCC comes from Candidatus Polarisedimenticolia bacterium and encodes:
- a CDS encoding cupin domain-containing protein; amino-acid sequence: MRKLLCLGMVVASVGLLMAQAENFPPDQIAPGQEGATSTHVAVAPTDIKWGEGPPVFEKGMSFAVVAGDPGKPGPFVVRLKVPAGYKIAPHWHPTDENVTVLAGTFAIGMGDKLDQAAAKKLPPGGFVLLPAQMHHYAIAISEATVQVHGVGPFTLTYVNPADDPGNRTPAK
- a CDS encoding nuclear transport factor 2 family protein, producing the protein MKRRVAVLACLVVLCTVRAQAVDQEAPWSAIDAAPEIQKLEQLLARAIVDRDAQVVQRIEAKGYVHTDSEGKVSHRDDFLSAYQSGPNPIRSLKFDDLQVDVYGDAAVVRGRLTMEMAEKGAAPRVGRYTRFYVRFPVGWQAVAGHSSLLKSD
- a CDS encoding neutral zinc metallopeptidase, with translation MRWMGRRESGNIEDRRGMTAGRLGIGGGIGGLVVLLLYLFLGGDPEQLQQSLPNGPGGDEQQAGAPYRESAEEGNLRHFVGVVLADTEDTWHAIFRDMGREYREPKLTLFSGAVDSACGFAEAAVGPFYCPPDERVYIDLSFYQELQDRFGAPGDFAQAYVIAHEIGHHVQNLLGISEKVQAAQQRSDERQASALSVRLELQADCLAGVWAHHASAARDLLEQGDIEEGLGAASAIGDDRLQRQSRGYVTPESFTHGSSAQRVRWFRQGIDAGTVDACDTFNAGRL
- the gnd gene encoding decarboxylating 6-phosphogluconate dehydrogenase, with protein sequence MQLGMIGLGRMGGNMARRLERAGHEVVAHAPSAKTREAFCKDTGCEAAASIGDLVRKLQPPRVAWLMIPAASVDSALSELSAALAKDDVVIDGGNSYYVDDLRRARELSARGIHYVDCGTSGGVWGLERGYCLMIGGEKEIVKRLDPIFAALAPGREAAERLPGRDKVSTTAEQGYLHCGPNGAGHFVKMVHNGIEYGIMQAYAEGLNILHHANAGSTARASDAETTPLRNPEEFRYEIDVRDVAELWRRGSVVASWLLDLTAAALLEDPKLSGFAGRVSDSGEGRWTIRAAIDVSVPAPVLTTALYERFSSRGEAEFANRLLSAMRFGFGGHKEKPAGS
- the pgi gene encoding glucose-6-phosphate isomerase, which codes for MKADGTTLTHRPSWKALAEHAREVRKTHLRALFAQDPKRAEQMSIEAAGILLDYSKNRATGETMRLLLGLADEAGLRGRIDAMFRGEKINITEKRAVLHVALRAPRGSRLLVDGEDVVPTVHGVLDRMADFARRVRSGEWKGHTGRRIRSVVNVGIGGSDLGPVMAYEALRHYSERGMSFRFVSNVDGTDFAEATRDLDPAETLFIVSSKTFTTLETMTNARTARAWLLAAMGGDEAAVARHFVAVSTNAAEVKRFGIDEANMFGFWDWVGGRYSMDSAIGLSTMVAVGEEHFRAMLAGFHEIDEHFRTAPFERNLPVLMALLSIWYNDFFGAATTAVLPYDQYLKRFPAYLQQLAMESNGKSVTREGGPVDCDTSPIVWGEPGTNGQHSFYQLLHQGTRLVPCDFIAFGQSLNPLGAHHDILLANVLAQGEALAFGKTAEEVRAEGTPEVLVPHRTFEGNRPSNLLLLERLTPSALGKLVALYEHSVFVQGVIWDINSFDQWGVELGKSLAVRILPELQSAAEPAPAHDGSTDALIRRIRGMRGKES